A DNA window from Halostella salina contains the following coding sequences:
- a CDS encoding ABC transporter substrate-binding protein, whose amino-acid sequence MSTPNKGDGTDSSTNRRRVLQGLGAAGIAGLAGCGGQEASDNTERTTPDIGGSQTSVESQEAQNVVQELAWLTNQTLPVLPIQEKLAQTFLTTDDWDVPPTDSEDIQVYWPTEWLPREGKWQATGDDDRLTVAQWAVPSDSQYNPWNGRNYAEPRRMLFDRFMKYNLANAEFSGYAISDWEFGDQSLTLTVRDGLTWHDGDAVTATDVVTQLKLDMYTGGALATYVNGNDDDGEFGPDDVSAIADGISAPDDSTVEIQFAQQVNNQIVLSYLQPKRLVGKESEYGSYVEEFESAGSVDEITDVTGNLSSASVSEPVGCGPFQFEDADSSRTLLTKFEDHPDAGNINFPESEYLFQPNNNGRWSALINGDTDGSATLFMPSNRLNQLPDHVKVGLIPRHWGMGLLFNHGHDHVSKVNVRKAIAHVIERESVATNSGAGTNSKVGVSIPCGLTGNFSGQVEDIWLDGVAGEFNKYETDHDAAAALLEEEGYSKEDGTWMTPDGEPLEIPLKCPAGFSDWVAGAETLVDHLDEFGFETQLITKDNGTYWGTDLANSDFVLALDGWANYNHSYPYFHFDRIYRSNAATNQWQVPSEWEAPPLSDPEGEAQTWNPADMLAELSQQSQI is encoded by the coding sequence ATGTCAACCCCGAACAAGGGAGACGGGACTGACAGTTCGACGAACAGACGGCGCGTCCTGCAGGGGCTCGGCGCGGCCGGCATCGCGGGGCTTGCCGGCTGCGGTGGCCAGGAGGCGTCCGACAACACGGAACGGACGACGCCGGACATCGGCGGCAGCCAGACCTCCGTGGAGAGCCAGGAGGCTCAGAACGTCGTGCAGGAGCTGGCCTGGCTCACGAACCAGACGCTGCCGGTGCTGCCGATCCAGGAGAAGCTGGCACAGACGTTCCTCACGACCGACGACTGGGACGTGCCGCCGACCGACTCCGAGGACATCCAGGTGTACTGGCCGACCGAGTGGCTGCCCCGCGAGGGCAAGTGGCAGGCAACAGGCGACGACGACCGGCTGACCGTCGCGCAGTGGGCGGTCCCGTCGGACTCGCAGTACAACCCGTGGAACGGCCGCAACTACGCCGAGCCGCGGCGGATGCTGTTCGACCGCTTCATGAAGTACAACCTCGCGAACGCTGAGTTCTCGGGGTACGCCATCTCCGACTGGGAGTTCGGCGACCAGTCGCTCACGCTGACCGTTCGCGACGGCCTCACCTGGCACGACGGCGACGCGGTCACGGCGACCGACGTGGTCACCCAGCTGAAACTGGACATGTACACCGGCGGCGCGCTCGCCACCTACGTCAACGGCAACGACGACGACGGCGAGTTCGGCCCCGACGACGTGTCAGCGATCGCCGACGGGATCTCCGCGCCGGACGACTCGACGGTCGAGATCCAGTTCGCACAGCAGGTCAACAACCAGATCGTCCTCTCCTATCTCCAGCCCAAGCGCCTCGTCGGCAAGGAGAGCGAGTACGGCAGCTACGTCGAGGAGTTCGAGAGCGCCGGGAGCGTCGACGAGATCACCGATGTCACGGGGAACCTCTCCTCAGCCAGCGTGAGCGAGCCGGTCGGCTGTGGCCCGTTCCAGTTCGAGGACGCCGACTCCAGCCGCACCCTGCTGACGAAGTTCGAGGACCACCCCGACGCGGGCAACATCAACTTCCCCGAGTCGGAGTACCTGTTCCAGCCCAACAACAACGGCCGCTGGAGCGCGCTCATCAACGGCGACACCGACGGCTCGGCGACGCTGTTCATGCCGAGCAACCGGCTGAACCAGCTGCCGGACCACGTCAAGGTCGGCCTCATCCCGCGCCACTGGGGGATGGGCCTGCTCTTCAACCACGGGCACGACCACGTCAGCAAGGTCAACGTGCGGAAGGCCATCGCCCACGTCATCGAGCGCGAGAGCGTCGCCACGAACTCCGGCGCTGGGACCAACTCGAAGGTCGGCGTTAGCATCCCCTGTGGTCTGACCGGCAACTTCAGCGGTCAGGTCGAGGACATCTGGCTGGATGGCGTCGCCGGCGAGTTCAACAAGTACGAGACCGACCACGACGCTGCCGCCGCGCTCCTGGAGGAGGAAGGCTACAGCAAGGAGGACGGCACCTGGATGACGCCGGACGGCGAGCCGCTTGAGATCCCGCTGAAATGTCCCGCCGGCTTCTCCGACTGGGTGGCCGGGGCCGAGACGCTCGTCGACCACCTCGACGAGTTCGGCTTCGAGACCCAGCTCATCACGAAGGACAACGGCACGTACTGGGGGACCGACCTGGCAAACAGCGACTTCGTGCTGGCGCTCGACGGCTGGGCGAACTACAACCACTCCTACCCGTACTTCCACTTCGACCGCATCTACCGGAGCAACGCGGCGACCAACCAGTGGCAGGTCCCCTCGGAGTGGGAGGCACCGCCGCTGAGCGACCCCGAGGGCGAGGCACAGACGTGGAACCCCGCCGACATGCTCGCTGAACTCTCACAGCAGAGCCAGATCTAG
- a CDS encoding ABC transporter ATP-binding protein, giving the protein MDVLVADGLEKRYGETVALDGVSLSVAEGEVFALVGPNGAGKTTLVRALTGTTEPTGGEARVLGERPAAVNRSRLGVLPQSFSPPARLSARELVAYYAGLYDDARDPDDVLATVGVADSADVRYENLSGGQQRRTCLGIALVNDPDALFLDEPTTGIDPAGRRTVQSRIADLAAGGATVFLTTHDMAEAERVADRVGFLADGDLVAVGTPDDLVAEHGGERRLVVRTDADPDAVDLDAPTTARDGELVVHGVEAEAIGGVVDALSAAGVDYGELTWTQPDLEDVYLELTGDREAVRPPASPVAGGDAR; this is encoded by the coding sequence ATGGACGTGCTCGTCGCCGACGGCCTGGAGAAGCGGTACGGCGAGACCGTCGCTCTGGACGGCGTCTCGCTGTCGGTCGCGGAGGGGGAAGTGTTCGCGCTCGTCGGGCCGAACGGCGCGGGGAAGACCACCCTCGTCCGGGCGCTGACCGGGACGACGGAGCCGACCGGCGGGGAGGCGAGAGTGCTCGGCGAGCGCCCCGCGGCGGTCAACAGGTCGCGTCTGGGTGTGTTGCCCCAGTCCTTCTCCCCGCCGGCCCGCCTCTCGGCCCGGGAACTGGTCGCGTACTACGCCGGCCTATACGACGACGCCCGCGACCCCGACGACGTGCTCGCGACGGTCGGCGTCGCTGACTCGGCGGACGTGCGCTACGAGAACCTCTCGGGCGGCCAGCAGCGGCGGACCTGCCTCGGCATCGCGCTCGTCAACGACCCCGACGCCCTCTTTCTCGACGAGCCGACGACCGGGATCGACCCGGCCGGCCGGCGGACGGTCCAGTCGCGGATCGCCGACCTCGCGGCGGGCGGCGCGACCGTCTTCCTCACGACGCACGACATGGCGGAGGCCGAGCGCGTCGCGGACCGCGTCGGCTTCCTCGCGGACGGCGACCTCGTCGCGGTCGGCACGCCCGACGACCTCGTGGCCGAACACGGCGGCGAGCGCCGGCTGGTCGTGCGGACCGACGCCGACCCGGACGCGGTGGACCTCGACGCACCGACGACGGCACGCGACGGCGAACTGGTCGTCCACGGCGTCGAAGCGGAGGCGATCGGCGGCGTCGTCGACGCGCTTTCGGCCGCCGGCGTGGACTACGGCGAACTGACGTGGACCCAGCCGGACCTGGAAGACGTGTACCTCGAACTGACCGGCGACCGCGAGGCCGTGCGCCCGCCGGCTAGCCCCGTCGCGGGAGGTGATGCTCGATGA
- a CDS encoding ABC transporter permease: MSRVARVRAEAGAAWRSFVRRRTAVFFTFFFPVILILIFGALVRTDPTGTGLFTEPPGYYVPGYLAVVVLFTPLSRVGSTVARHREGNRFEKLATTPLTRAEWLAAHTAVNVAIIGAASLLLLGIIVAVTDAAVTPSPWLVPLVALGVTLFCGIGAALGRVADSQDGVIAASNTIALPMLFLAETFVTDDLLPEFVLPLVDLLPLTYFSRGVRAVTYAGTSPVVDVAVLAALAVVAFAVGAAAIPRTD, encoded by the coding sequence ATGAGCCGGGTCGCCCGTGTGCGAGCCGAGGCGGGTGCCGCGTGGCGGTCGTTCGTCCGGCGGCGGACGGCGGTGTTTTTCACCTTCTTCTTCCCGGTGATCCTGATCCTGATCTTCGGCGCGCTGGTGCGGACCGACCCGACCGGGACTGGGCTGTTCACCGAGCCGCCGGGCTACTACGTGCCGGGCTACCTCGCGGTCGTCGTCCTGTTCACGCCGCTGTCGCGGGTCGGCAGCACGGTCGCCCGGCACCGCGAGGGGAACCGGTTCGAGAAGCTCGCCACGACGCCGCTGACGCGGGCGGAGTGGCTGGCGGCCCACACGGCCGTCAACGTCGCGATCATCGGCGCGGCGAGCCTGCTCCTGCTCGGGATCATCGTCGCCGTCACCGACGCGGCGGTCACGCCGTCGCCGTGGCTCGTCCCGCTGGTCGCGCTCGGCGTGACGCTGTTCTGCGGGATCGGCGCGGCGCTCGGCCGGGTCGCCGACTCGCAGGACGGCGTGATCGCCGCGAGCAACACCATCGCCCTGCCGATGCTGTTCCTCGCGGAGACGTTCGTCACCGACGACCTGCTGCCCGAATTCGTCCTGCCGCTGGTCGACCTCCTGCCGCTGACGTACTTCTCACGAGGCGTCCGGGCCGTGACGTACGCCGGAACCTCGCCGGTCGTGGACGTGGCGGTGCTTGCGGCGCTCGCCGTCGTCGCCTTCGCCGTCGGCGCGGCCGCGATCCCCCGAACCGACTGA
- a CDS encoding DUF7344 domain-containing protein: protein MQEAGDPRHTTAVVRDLQRSEDGSATEDRDALFDALSHRYRRFAIDALDSCDGSLALADLAAEVAERDAESDASVPDHVRRVEVELYHVHVPKLAAIGVVRFDRDRNVVGLTGRSQ from the coding sequence ATGCAAGAAGCTGGAGACCCCAGGCACACGACGGCAGTCGTACGCGACCTGCAGCGGTCCGAAGACGGCTCGGCCACCGAGGACCGCGACGCGCTGTTCGACGCGCTCTCGCACCGGTACCGCCGGTTCGCGATCGACGCGCTCGATTCGTGTGACGGGTCGCTGGCGCTCGCCGACCTCGCGGCCGAAGTCGCCGAGCGCGACGCGGAGAGCGACGCGAGCGTACCCGACCACGTCCGCCGGGTCGAGGTCGAACTGTACCACGTTCACGTCCCGAAGCTCGCGGCTATCGGGGTCGTCCGGTTCGACCGCGACCGGAACGTCGTCGGGCTGACAGGCCGGTCCCAGTAA
- a CDS encoding cobalamin B12-binding domain-containing protein — MSQTQRSIRCLVAKVGLDGHDRGAHVIARAFRDAGFEVIYSGLHKAPDEIVQAAVQEDVDVLGISILSGAHNTLVPKVIDGLKEYDAFEDTLVLVGGVIPDEDEDHLKELGVAEVFGPGTKMEETIEFVRENARER; from the coding sequence ATGAGCCAGACCCAGCGGTCCATCCGATGTCTCGTCGCCAAGGTCGGGCTGGACGGACACGACCGCGGCGCACACGTCATCGCACGGGCGTTCAGGGACGCCGGCTTCGAGGTGATCTACTCGGGACTGCACAAGGCTCCTGACGAGATCGTACAGGCCGCCGTGCAGGAAGACGTCGACGTGCTCGGCATCTCGATCCTGTCGGGCGCACACAACACGCTGGTCCCGAAGGTGATAGACGGGCTGAAGGAGTACGACGCGTTCGAGGACACGCTGGTGCTCGTCGGCGGCGTGATCCCCGACGAGGACGAGGACCACCTGAAGGAGCTCGGGGTCGCCGAGGTGTTCGGCCCCGGCACCAAGATGGAGGAGACCATCGAGTTCGTCCGCGAGAACGCCCGCGAGCGATGA